In the Caballeronia sp. NK8 genome, CACGCTGGGCGAGAAGACCAACTTCGCATTCGACAGCGCCGCTCTGATGCCGAACGCCAAGCGTATTCTGGACAAGCTCGTCGCGGAATCGCAGGGCGTGAAGTTCGCGTCCGTCACGGTCGAAGGCTTCACGGATTCGACCGGCCCGGATGCGTATAACGTCGGTCTGTCGCAGCGCCGCGCCCAGGCCGTGCGCGACTATCTCAAGAGTCGCGGTCTGAATGCCGACAATTTCTCGGCGAAGGGTTTCGGCAAGGCGAATCCGATCGCGTCGAACGCAACGAGCGCAGGCCGTGCGGAAAATCGTCGTGTGGAAGTGACGCTCACGCCGTAATACGTCGAAGTACGGCGTCGACAAAAAAAGCCCGCGAACCATTTCGGTTTCGCGGGCTTTTTCATATCGCGTCGAACGCGCGGCGGTCAGAAGAGCGCGAGCTGCTCGCGCCCCGGTCCGCCTTCCAGCGTGAGCAAATGGCGCTTGCGCTCGACGCCGCCCGCGTAACCGGTCAATTCTCCATCGACGCCGATCACGCGATGACACGGCACGATGATCGCGACGGGATTGCGCCCATTCGCACCGCCGACCGCACGCGACGCTCCCGCGGGCAAACCCAGCCGACGTGCGAGATCGCCATAGGTCCATGCGTCGCCGAAAGGGATCCGCCGCAGCGCATCCCAGACCTGGCGCTGAAACGTCGTGCCGCCGAGCTGCAGCGCGATCGAAAATTCCTGGCGCGCGCCGGCGAAGTATTCGCCGATCTGCTCTTGCGCCTGCGCGATCACGCGCGCGCGGGGCGGCGTGTCGGACAGCATCGGTTCCGGCAGGCCGACAGGAAAATGCTTCTGTCCGACGAAGAAGAGCCCCGTCAGACAGTCATTCTCGGCGCGATACAGAATGTGTCCGAGCGGACTCGGTCCCACATGGCATTCGATCACTTCGCTTCTCCGCGCGGCTCTGTTACGACCGCCGCTTCAGATGAACGGGTTGTCGGCGGTGCCGGACGGTGCGTTCGGTTCATCGGGCAGCTTCGCGGGCAGTGACGCATCGCTCTGCAGGGCTTCGACGATCGCGCCAAGCGCCTTGTGCAGCGCAAGCGCGTTCGCGAGCCCGGCCTTGTCGCGGGCAATCGTCAGATCGCCGCTGATCGTCAGACGCTTCACGCCGTTTTCGATGCTGATCGCGTCGCCCGCGATATTCAGCACATCAGTATCGTTCGCAAATGGCTTAAACACCTCGTAATCCTCCAGGTCGCTTGTCCTTCAGTCCGTCCGGGATGCCGGGAAACGCGAGACCGCTCATCGTTTCCAGCTCGCGCACGGTTTTCATCGTGTACGTGTTCGTCGGGGTGTTTTCGACTACCACCGCGAACGCGATATCACGCTGCGGCAAATAGACTACCTTGTACAACTGCGTCGGCACGAATACGCGCGATTCGCCAATTGTCTGCAACTGTCGTCCGGAGAAGAGCGGCCCGGTGACGACATACGCTTCGCCCGACTCTTCCGTCAGCCGGCGCACGGACTGTTCGATACGCGACCAGATGCGCCGATTGTTCGACGGATCCTGCGGCACGATGTTCGCGAGCGAGAACGATTCGGCCATGCCTTTCTTGCTCGCACGATCGCCAGCGGGGCTCATGTGGCCGCGGTCATAGCCGCTCTTCTTGTAATCGGAAAGCTGCGCGCTCTCGCCGGGCGGCAGACGTTTCTCGACGAAGAAGCGATTCGTGCGCGTGTTGTCCTTCGCGTCCTCGACGCTGCGCGCCGTCAGATGTTCCGCCGACCAGAGCGGCCCTTTGGTGAGCCCGGAGTGAAGCAGCGCGAAATCGCTGTAGCAGACTTCCTGCGTCGCCGCGCGCATCTTCGAATTGACGACGACGGGCGCGCGGCCGTTCGGGCTGAACTGCGGACAGTCGCTCGCGGACGCGCTGATGCACACGAAACCGAGGAGCGCGGCGGCGAAAGCCTTGATGCGAAATGACATGCTGTGGAAAGTCCTCGAGACGATCGGGGCGCAAAGTATAAGCGCTGAGGGCGGCGCGCGGGGCGGGCGCGCGGACACGCGTGAATTTCAGGCGCGCTAGAATGCGTCGGCCGACGTCATCTCGAAATATCACATGAACTCAGTGCGCAGCAAGCCGTCCGTCGTTCGATCCCTGGTGTTGTCGTTCGCGATGTTTTTCGCCTGTCACGCGCATGCCGAGGATGCCCCGCAACCGGCCAGCGACGGCCCCGCCTATGGTCCCGAATTGCAGGGGTTCGAGTATCCGTATCCGGTCGCGCGCTTCGCGCTCACGTCGCAGCGTCAGGTGGTGCGAATGGCTTATATGGATGTGCATCCGCCGCATCCGAACGGGCGCACCGCGGTGCTGATGCACGGCAAGAACTTCTGTTCGGCGACCTGGAAGCAGACCATCGAGACATTGACCGATGCGGGCTACCGCGTGATCGCGCCGGATCAGATCGGCTTTTGCATGTCGACCAAGCCCGCGCGCTATCAGTACAGTTTCCAGCAGCTCGCGCGCAACACGCATGCATTGCTCGCCGCGCTCGGCGTATCGCGCGCGACGCTCATCGCGCATTCGACGGGCGGCATGCTCGCCGTGCGCTATGCGCTGATGTACCCGCGCGAGACGGAGCAACTCGTGCTTGTCAATCCGATCGGTCTGGAGGACTGGAAGGCGAAGGGCGTGCCGTCGATATCGATCGACGACTGGTACGCACGCGAACTCAAAACGAGCGCCGACGGCATTCGCCGCTATGAAACGAATACGTATTACGCGGGCCAGTGGCGCGCGGACTACGAACCGTGGGTGCAGATGCTCGCGGGCATGTATCGCGGGCCGGGCAAGGACATCGTCGCGTGGAACTCGGCGCTGCTGTACGACATGATCTACACGCAGCCGGTCGTCTACGAGTTCGATCAACTGAAGACGCCGACGCTGCTGCTCATCGGCGACAAGGACAACACCGCGATCGGCAAGGATTTCGCGCCGCCGGAGATTCGTCCGATGCTCGGGCGCTATCCCGATCTCGCGAGACTCGCGAAGGAGCGTATCGAAGGCGCGAAGCTCGTCGAGTTTCCGGAACTCGGGCACGCGCCGCAGATGCAGGACCCGGCGGCATTTCACAAAGCGCTGCTCGATGGCCTCGCCGCCCTGAAACCGCACGCGCAGTGAATCAGCGCGCGTCGGGCGCGCACGCCGCGCGTTCGATCGCCGGCACCTGCACCGCCAGCGTGATGCCGCGCGCGATCATGAAAAGGGTCAGCGCCAGCCACAAGCCGTGATTGCCGAGCGATCCCGCAAGCGCCCACGCGGCAAGCAGGAACACCGCCAGCGAGACGGCCATCGCTTTCATCAGTTCGTGCGTGCGCGTCGCGCCGATGAACACGCCATCGAGCAAAAAGCCCGCGACGGACGCCAACGGCAGGATCGCGGCCCACGGCAGATAGCGCGCCGCCGTCGCGTGCACGACGGGCTGATCCGTCAGCCCGCCGATGATCCATTCGCCGCCGATCCAGTAGACGATCGAAAAGCCGGCCGCGCCGATCGCCGACCAGAGCATCGTGATCTTCACGGCCTGACGGAATGCGTGACGGTCGCGCGCGCCGGCCGCCGCGCCCACGAGCGCCTCGGCGGCGTGCGCGAAACCGTCGAGCCCGAACGCCATGAAGGTCTGAAAGTTCAGCAGCACGGCGTTCGCGGCGAGCACCGCATCGCCCTCGCGCGCGCCGAGATGCGCGAACCAGCCATACGAGCCGAGCAGACAGATCGTGCGGATGAAGATGTCGCGGTTGATCGCGACCAGCCGCCTGAGCGCGCGGGCATCGAGCAGCGAACGCGGCGCGAGCGGCCCGAGTCCGCGCGGCCGCTGATGCCACAGGATCGCGAGGCCGAGCACGAAGCCGCAGAAGTCCGCGAACGCGGTCGCCGCGCCAATCCCGGCGATACCCCAGCCGAAGCGATACACAAAAAGCAGCACTGCGACGATGTTCACCAGATTGATGACGATCTGCGTGACGAGCGCGAGCCGCACGCGCTGGCAGCCGAGCAAAAACCCAAGCACGACGTAATTGCCGAGCGCGAACGGGGCAGCCCAGATACGCGCATGACAGTACGCGCTCGCGGTGTCCTGCACGGCGGCGCTGCCGCCCAGCGCGAGCAGCGCATAGCGGATGATCGGCACTTGCAGCGCCAGCACGGCCGCGCCGATCGCGAGCGCGAGCAGCAACGCGCGCAGCAGGCTCGCGCGCAAGGCCTCGTCGTCATGCGCGCCGAACGCCTGCGCGACGAGGCCCGTCGTGCCCATGCGCAGGAAGCCGAAGCCCCAGAACACGAAGCTGAACACGAGTCCGCCGAGCGCGACGCCGCCGAGAAACTGCGGTCCGTCGAGATGCCCGGCGACGGCCGTGTCGACGGCGCCGAGAATCGGCTGCGTGAGGTTCGCGAGGACAATCGGAAAGGCGAGCGTCAGCACGCGCTTGTGCCAGTGCACGGGCAGCGCGGTGGCGTCGTTTTGTGGGGGCGTCGGCAAAGTGTTCTGGCTGATGGTTCGTGACAAGGGCGTCATTGTCCACGCAACTTCAGGCGAACGTCGATAATGCGCTTCATGAAAACATTCGCGCTCTACGTCGTCACGGCTGTCGCCGAGATCGCGGGCTGCTACTTTCCTTATCGATGGCTCAGGGAAGGAGGCTCGCCGTGGCTGGTCGTGCCGGGCGCGCTGTCGCTCGCGCTGTTCGCGTGGCTGCTGACGCTGCACGATACGGCAGCGGGGCGTATCTATGCGGCGTATGGCGGCGTGTATATCGGCGTGGCGATCGCGTGGCTATGGGCCGTCGACCGCATCAGGCCGACGGCGTGGGATCTCGCGGGCGCGGTGATCGCGCTCATCGGCATGAGCGTGATCGCGTTTCAGCCGCGCGTGTGAGACCTGTCAGGCTTCCAGCGCCAGCAACGCGAAGGTCGCGAGCCAGTGTTCGCCCATGTAATCGCCCGCGACATGCGCGATGCCCGACGCCAGATGTTCGTGCGCGGCGGCTTCGAGCACGGCGATGCGCGCATCGCCCGCCGGCAGCGCCCGCGCGATCGAGCGCTGGCACCACGCGCGGCTCAGGTTCAGGCCGTCGAGGTGCGCGAGCTTGCCGTCGCTGCGGTCGGTGACGGTGGCGGGCGTGAAGAGCGTCGCCGGCTCGCGCGCGGCGATGCGCGGCAGAAACCGGTCGAACCAGCCGACGAAGCGCTCGCCCGGCAGCACATGGCGCATCAGCACGGCTTCCATCAGCGATGGCGACAGGAACTCGTCGCCCGCGGGCTCCCACGCTTGGCAGCCTTCGTCCTTCTCGAACCAGCGCAACGCGGTTTCGCTCAGCAGGCGCTCGAACGCCGCATTCCGCACGACGCGCGCGTAGCCGGTCGCCAGCGTCAGCGCGAACGCCATGTTGAAGTGCGTGCCGACCCTCAGCGGATAGGTCGATTTCGGCAGGAATTCCTCGAAGCGCGCGACGAATGCGTCGGCGAGCGGCTGGAGCGTGCGGGCCCAGCGCGCGCCGTGGTCGGATTGCATCGAGTGCAACTGACCCGCGAGCGCGAGCAGCCACGCCCAGCCGTACGGGCGTTCGAAGCCGCGCGCGGCGGGGCGCTGCAGATAGGCGACTTCGGTTGCGACGTTGGCATCGGTGAAATGCGCGTCGATCACGGCGCGAATGCGCGGCGCTTCCGGCAAATCGGGAAAGCGGTCGATGAGCCGCGCGATGAGCCAGTAACCGTGCACGCACGAATGCCAGTCGAAGCTGCCATAGAAGATCGGATGCAGCGCGCGCGGGCTTTGGACATCGGCCTCGCCCGACATGACGTGATCGAGCTTATTCGGATATTCGCGCGTCAGGTGGCCGAGCGCGACTCGCGCGAACTTCGACGCGAGCGCGGCGTCGAGCGTGATCGATTGTTGCGGATTCATGCAGTCCTCGTCGATACGAATCGTGATCCCGAGACTTTATCGATAAATAGTCGTCAAAATCTTTATTAAGGGTAATTACTTACGCAGTGCGGACGGACTCATCGACGGAGCGCGTCCACAACCCGCCGCGAGCACGGCGAACGCTTTTGCGACAAGCCTGAGCGCGCGTCCGTGCGTATCGGCGCAGGCGGCGCGGGTGCGCGCCAAGGTGCTTTTCACGAGTACAGCAGTGCGTCTTTCGCGCGCCACGATCGCGCGCTTTCGCTCAAACCCTCGTATAAACTTGCGCCCGAACGCCGCCAAGAGCGCCCGAGCCGGGGTCACGAGCCCCGGCACATGCCATCCAGCCAGTGACCAAGAGCTCAGAAACAAAATGACCGACATTCCCGCTTATACCCCCGAGGACACCCGGCGCCGCGTTTTCGCGATCGTCGGCGCCTCGTCGGGCAATCTCGTCGAGTGGTTCGATTTCTATATCTACTCGTTCCTCGCGCTGTATTTCTCGGCGGCGTTCTTCCCGGGCGGCGACCCGACGGTTCAGTTGCTGAACACCGCCGGCGTTTTCGCGGCGGGCTTCCTGATGCGCCCGATCGGCGGCTGGCTGTTCGGCCGCATCGCCGACAAGCACGGCCGCCGCAACGCGATGATGATCTCCGTGCTGATGATGTGCGGCGGCTCGCTCGTCATCACCTTCCTGCCGACCTACGCGACGATCGGCGCGTGGGCGCCGTTCCTGCTGCTGATCGCGCGCCTGTTCCAGGGCTTGTCGGTGGGCGGGGAGTACGGCACCAGCGCCACGTACATGAGTGAAGTGGCGCTGCGCGGCCGGCGCGGCTTTTTCGCGTCGTTTCAGTACGTGACGCTGATCGGCGGCCAGCTCGCCGCGCTGCTCGTGCTCGTGATCCTGCAAATGTTTTTGTCGACGGAAGAGCTGAAGGCGTGGGGCTGGCGCATTCCGTTTTTCATCGGCGCGTGCGCGGCGCTGGTTTCGCTGTATCTGCGACGCTCGCTCGAGGAAACGTCGACCGCCGCAACGCGCGATCGCAAGGAAGCGGGCACGCTCGCCGGCCTGATGCAGCACAAGGGCGCGTTCATGACCGTCGTGGGCTTCACGGCGGGGGGCTCGCTGATTTTCTACACCTTCACGACCTACATGCAGAAGTATCTGGTCAACACGGCGGGCATGCACGCGAAGACCGCCAGCAACGTGATGACCGCCGCGCTCTTCGTCTACATGCTGCTGCAGCCGCTGTTCGGCGCGCTGTCGGACCGCATCGGCCGCCGCGCATCGATGCTGTGGTTCGGCGCGCTCGCCACCATCTGCACGGTGCCGCTGCTGCACGCGCTCTCCAGCGTGACGAGCCCGGTCATGGCGTTCGTGCTGGTGGTGATCGCGCTCGCGATCGTGAGCTTCTATACGTCGATCAGCGGTCTCATCAAGGCGGAAATGTTTCCGCCGGAAGTGCGCGCGCTGGGCGTCGGCCTGTCGTATGCGGTCGCCAACGCGGTGTTCGGCGGCTCGGCGGAATTCGTCGCGCTGAAGCTGAAGTCGCTGGGCAGCGAGTCGACGTTTTTCTGGTACGTGACGGCGATGTGCGCGATCTCGCTCATCGTTTCATGGCGGATGCTCGATCCCAGCAAGGAAGGGTATCTGCGCAACGAGCCGTAACCCGGCTGGCCGCGCGCGCAACGCGCTGACGCAGGCGTTCTGTCGCGCGCGCGCCATCGGCGCACACGCTGTTGTCCGCCAGGCTTGCCGACGACGTTAGTATGGTGTTTTATGCGGTATGTGGACGGCGCACCGGTCGAGGTGCGCAGCGATATTCGGGAACCGGATATGCACGCGCGCGGATCTCGCGCGCGCAACGCCGGCGCGCACCTTCGGGGGCGCCGGTCTGCCTGGAGCCTGTTCATGGAAGATTTCGATGAAACGCTGTTCGTTGTCTGGCGAGCCAACCTGAATGTTCTGGTCGGTTCGCCGGGAGGCGCCGGACGCCTCGCACGCATGATGAATTTCTCGCCGACGTTCATGAAGCTGATCGTCGCGGGCCAACGCGATTTCAATGAGGAGTTCGTGCGCGGCATCGAACTCGTGACCGGCCTGCCGCCGCACTGGATGGACGAACGCCGCGCCGCGAGCGAGGTTCCGCGCGACGTACAGCGCGCCATCGACGAAGAAACGCCGATGGCGGTGTTTCGCGGCACGGCGCATCCCGCGCCGAAGCGCTCGGTGCTGCGCGGCCCGGAGCCGCTGTTGTCCCAGACAGAAGCGACGCGCCGCGTCGCCGATCTTGCCCAGCAGCAGGCCGAAGTCAACCGCCGCGATCTGCTCTTTCGCAAGAATCGCGAACTGCTTTCACAGGATTTGCGCCGCCTGGAGCGCCAGCTCGGCCTGCTGCAGGTCGACGCGATGCAGCCGAAGGTCGACGAGCTGATCGCCTCGGATCGCATGAGCGAGGCGGCGAAGGCCGACCTGACCGGGCGTCTCGAACAGATCGACAAGCACGTGAAACTTTTACATCAGCATGTCGAGAAGCTGGTGATGCTGCTGTCGAGCCCGGACGAGCCCGAGGCGGGCGAGTAACTACTACTTCTTCTTGCCGTCCTTCGGGAGATCCGGCTCCGGGTGCACCGCGATCGGATCGCTCGCGGGAAAGGTTTCTTCCAGCGCTTCGTCAAGCAAGTCCTCTTCGCTATCCGGTTTCGGTTGCTCCTGTTTCGAATGTTCATCCCGGCTGGCTTTCGTCATGGCGCGCTCCGTGATGCGAAGTCATGGTCGATTCAATATAGCAGCCTCGATGCGCCCGCGCAGTCAGCCTTCCCGGCGGTAATCCGCGGGGCGCACGCCCGTCCACTTCCGGAACGCGCGTCGGAACGCGCTCGGTTCGGCGAAGCCGAGCGCATCGGCGATCTGCGGGATCGTCTGCTGTGTGTGGGCGAGGCGCGCGATCGCGAGATCGCGTCTGAGCGCGTCCTTGATCGTCTGATAGGTCAGCCCTTCCTGCTTCAGCCGCCGCCTCAGGGTCGCTTCCGCCATGTTCAGCGCCGCCGCGATGCTCTCGGCCTCGGGCCAGTCGGTCGGCGCGGTCTGCCGCAGACGCGTGCGGATGCGCGCCGCGAGCGAGTCCGGATTGCGATATTTCACGATGAAATTTGCCGGCGCATCGCGCAGAAAGCGCTTGAGCGTCGCGGGCGTCTGCACGACCGGCAGCGCCGCGCAGTCTGCGGACAAGTCGACGAACGAGCGCGGCGCGTCGAAACGCAGGTCATCGCAGAACATCAGCCGGTATTCGTCGCGGGCAGCGGGCTCGGCGCAGCGCAGATGCGCGGCGAGCACCGGAATGCGCCGCCCGACCAGCCAGCACAGCAGCCCGTACACGAGGATGAAACCCGTCGCGTAGGCGAACATGGACTTCTCCGCGCCCTTGTCATCGAGCCAGACGCGCACGCGCTTTTCGTCGATATCGGGCTCGAAGCTCAGTTCGTCGAGCACGAGCCGCATGAAGCCCGCGATGCGCGCGAGCGCCTGCGCGCCGTCGCGCGAGGACAGCGCCGCGTGGCACAGCAGCACGAAGCTGCCGCGCCGCATCGGGTGGGCGTCCTGGCCGAAGAATTCGTCGTCGAGGGCATCGGCGGTGGCGTTCCACAGCTTGCCGTACTGCACGGGCGACACGCGCGCGCGCGGCGAATCGAGCGTCGCCGGCGCGATGCCCGCCGCGGCCAGCAAGGTCTCGCGCGCGACCCCGCGCGCCTCGGCGCAACGCAACGCCGCTTCGACGAGACTGACGGAAATCGAGTCGCGCTCGATCTTCTTTTTCGGACTTGGGGTTGTCACTAGGTGGCCAAAGCGCTCAGTTAGCGTGATCGTTTTGGGCATAGGCTAACGTCCGGCGATTGCCTAGACTCGTGCTCAGCCGGCCCCTTCGCCCCTCATCGACCGGGCGAGCGGCGGCCAGAAAGTTTACACGATCGATGCCGCGAGGCTCGCCGCCCAGCCCCACTTACCGAAATCGAAACATGATCGACGCATTCCTCACCGAAGAGCAGCGCATGATCCGCGACGCGGCTCGCCAGTTCGCAACCGAAGTGCTCGCGCCGAACGCCGGTCAGTGGGACAAGGATGGCGCGATCCCCGACGCCGTCGTGCGGCAACTGGGCGAACTCGGCCTGCTCGGCATGATCGTGCCCGCCGAACTCGGCGGCACGTTCAGCGACTACACCGCCTACGCGCTCGCGATGGAAGAGATCGCCGCCGGCTGCGCCTCGTGCGCGACGCTGATGAGCGTGCACAACTCCGTCGGCTGCGGTCCGATTCTCGCCTACGGCACGGACGCGCAGAAAGCCGAATGGCTGCCGAAGCTCGCGAGCGGCGAGATCATCGGCGCGTTCTGCCTGACCGAGCCGCAGGCGGGCTCGGAGGCGAACAACCTGCGCGTGCGCGCCGTCGAAAAGAACGGCCAGTGGGTTCTCTCCGGCAGCAAGCAGTTCGTGACGAACGGCAAGCGCGCGGGCGTGGCGATCGTGTTCGCCGTCACCGATCCCGATCTCGGCAAGCGCGGCATTTCGGCCTTCATCGTGCCGACGGATACGCCCGGCTTCAATGTCGGCGCGCCGGAGCACAAGCTCGGCATCCGCGCGTCCGATACCTGCCCGATCACCTTCGACGAGTGCGCGATTCCCGCCGCGAATCTGCTCGGCAAGCGCGGCGAGGGTCTGAAGATCGCGTTGTCGAATCTGGAAGGCGGGCGCATCGGCATCGCGGCGCAGGCGCTCGGTATCGCGCGCGCGGCCTTCGATGCGGCACGCGCGTATGCGAAAGAGCGCGTGCAGTTCGGCAAGCCGATCCACGAGCATCAGTCGGTCGCGAACATGCTCGCAGACATGCAGACGCAGATCAATGCCGCGCGTCTGCTGATTCATCACGCGGCGCGCATGCGTACGGAAGGCATCGCGTGTTTGTCGGAGGCGTCGCAGGCGAAGCTGTATGCGTCGGAGATGGCCGAGCGCGTCTGTTCCGATGCGATCCAGATTCACGGCGGCTACGGTTACTTGCAGGATTATCCGGTGGAGCGTCACTATCGCGATGCGCGCATCACGCAGATCTATGAAGGCACGAGCGAAGTGCAGCGCATGGTGATCGCACGCAACGTTTGACAGCGCCAAAAAAATACACGGAGACGCAATGAACGACGCCAGCAGCTTCATCGAAGCGCGAGACTTTCTGTTTGCGCATCGCACGGATTACGACACCGCGTATCGCGAGTTCAAGTGGCCGTCGCTCGACCGCTTCAACTGGGCGCTCGATTATTTCGATC is a window encoding:
- a CDS encoding methylated-DNA--[protein]-cysteine S-methyltransferase, with translation MIECHVGPSPLGHILYRAENDCLTGLFFVGQKHFPVGLPEPMLSDTPPRARVIAQAQEQIGEYFAGARQEFSIALQLGGTTFQRQVWDALRRIPFGDAWTYGDLARRLGLPAGASRAVGGANGRNPVAIIVPCHRVIGVDGELTGYAGGVERKRHLLTLEGGPGREQLALF
- a CDS encoding DNA/RNA non-specific endonuclease; protein product: MSFRIKAFAAALLGFVCISASASDCPQFSPNGRAPVVVNSKMRAATQEVCYSDFALLHSGLTKGPLWSAEHLTARSVEDAKDNTRTNRFFVEKRLPPGESAQLSDYKKSGYDRGHMSPAGDRASKKGMAESFSLANIVPQDPSNNRRIWSRIEQSVRRLTEESGEAYVVTGPLFSGRQLQTIGESRVFVPTQLYKVVYLPQRDIAFAVVVENTPTNTYTMKTVRELETMSGLAFPGIPDGLKDKRPGGLRGV
- a CDS encoding alpha/beta fold hydrolase; amino-acid sequence: MNSVRSKPSVVRSLVLSFAMFFACHAHAEDAPQPASDGPAYGPELQGFEYPYPVARFALTSQRQVVRMAYMDVHPPHPNGRTAVLMHGKNFCSATWKQTIETLTDAGYRVIAPDQIGFCMSTKPARYQYSFQQLARNTHALLAALGVSRATLIAHSTGGMLAVRYALMYPRETEQLVLVNPIGLEDWKAKGVPSISIDDWYARELKTSADGIRRYETNTYYAGQWRADYEPWVQMLAGMYRGPGKDIVAWNSALLYDMIYTQPVVYEFDQLKTPTLLLIGDKDNTAIGKDFAPPEIRPMLGRYPDLARLAKERIEGAKLVEFPELGHAPQMQDPAAFHKALLDGLAALKPHAQ
- a CDS encoding MATE family efflux transporter; the protein is MPTPPQNDATALPVHWHKRVLTLAFPIVLANLTQPILGAVDTAVAGHLDGPQFLGGVALGGLVFSFVFWGFGFLRMGTTGLVAQAFGAHDDEALRASLLRALLLALAIGAAVLALQVPIIRYALLALGGSAAVQDTASAYCHARIWAAPFALGNYVVLGFLLGCQRVRLALVTQIVINLVNIVAVLLFVYRFGWGIAGIGAATAFADFCGFVLGLAILWHQRPRGLGPLAPRSLLDARALRRLVAINRDIFIRTICLLGSYGWFAHLGAREGDAVLAANAVLLNFQTFMAFGLDGFAHAAEALVGAAAGARDRHAFRQAVKITMLWSAIGAAGFSIVYWIGGEWIIGGLTDQPVVHATAARYLPWAAILPLASVAGFLLDGVFIGATRTHELMKAMAVSLAVFLLAAWALAGSLGNHGLWLALTLFMIARGITLAVQVPAIERAACAPDAR
- a CDS encoding YnfA family protein — protein: MKTFALYVVTAVAEIAGCYFPYRWLREGGSPWLVVPGALSLALFAWLLTLHDTAAGRIYAAYGGVYIGVAIAWLWAVDRIRPTAWDLAGAVIALIGMSVIAFQPRV
- a CDS encoding DUF2891 domain-containing protein; translated protein: MNPQQSITLDAALASKFARVALGHLTREYPNKLDHVMSGEADVQSPRALHPIFYGSFDWHSCVHGYWLIARLIDRFPDLPEAPRIRAVIDAHFTDANVATEVAYLQRPAARGFERPYGWAWLLALAGQLHSMQSDHGARWARTLQPLADAFVARFEEFLPKSTYPLRVGTHFNMAFALTLATGYARVVRNAAFERLLSETALRWFEKDEGCQAWEPAGDEFLSPSLMEAVLMRHVLPGERFVGWFDRFLPRIAAREPATLFTPATVTDRSDGKLAHLDGLNLSRAWCQRSIARALPAGDARIAVLEAAAHEHLASGIAHVAGDYMGEHWLATFALLALEA
- a CDS encoding MFS family transporter, with the protein product MTDIPAYTPEDTRRRVFAIVGASSGNLVEWFDFYIYSFLALYFSAAFFPGGDPTVQLLNTAGVFAAGFLMRPIGGWLFGRIADKHGRRNAMMISVLMMCGGSLVITFLPTYATIGAWAPFLLLIARLFQGLSVGGEYGTSATYMSEVALRGRRGFFASFQYVTLIGGQLAALLVLVILQMFLSTEELKAWGWRIPFFIGACAALVSLYLRRSLEETSTAATRDRKEAGTLAGLMQHKGAFMTVVGFTAGGSLIFYTFTTYMQKYLVNTAGMHAKTASNVMTAALFVYMLLQPLFGALSDRIGRRASMLWFGALATICTVPLLHALSSVTSPVMAFVLVVIALAIVSFYTSISGLIKAEMFPPEVRALGVGLSYAVANAVFGGSAEFVALKLKSLGSESTFFWYVTAMCAISLIVSWRMLDPSKEGYLRNEP
- a CDS encoding AraC family transcriptional regulator, which translates into the protein MTTPSPKKKIERDSISVSLVEAALRCAEARGVARETLLAAAGIAPATLDSPRARVSPVQYGKLWNATADALDDEFFGQDAHPMRRGSFVLLCHAALSSRDGAQALARIAGFMRLVLDELSFEPDIDEKRVRVWLDDKGAEKSMFAYATGFILVYGLLCWLVGRRIPVLAAHLRCAEPAARDEYRLMFCDDLRFDAPRSFVDLSADCAALPVVQTPATLKRFLRDAPANFIVKYRNPDSLAARIRTRLRQTAPTDWPEAESIAAALNMAEATLRRRLKQEGLTYQTIKDALRRDLAIARLAHTQQTIPQIADALGFAEPSAFRRAFRKWTGVRPADYRREG
- a CDS encoding acyl-CoA dehydrogenase family protein yields the protein MDAFLTEEQRMIRDAARQFATEVLAPNAGQWDKDGAIPDAVVRQLGELGLLGMIVPAELGGTFSDYTAYALAMEEIAAGCASCATLMSVHNSVGCGPILAYGTDAQKAEWLPKLASGEIIGAFCLTEPQAGSEANNLRVRAVEKNGQWVLSGSKQFVTNGKRAGVAIVFAVTDPDLGKRGISAFIVPTDTPGFNVGAPEHKLGIRASDTCPITFDECAIPAANLLGKRGEGLKIALSNLEGGRIGIAAQALGIARAAFDAARAYAKERVQFGKPIHEHQSVANMLADMQTQINAARLLIHHAARMRTEGIACLSEASQAKLYASEMAERVCSDAIQIHGGYGYLQDYPVERHYRDARITQIYEGTSEVQRMVIARNV